The Oculatellaceae cyanobacterium genome contains a region encoding:
- a CDS encoding DUF3148 domain-containing protein has protein sequence MSQEFTIGEKVRVVTLPPYVKTAEPMPMLRPPEVIHIGEEGVVIDRRPGGYWGVRFSKGAFLLDSQYIEAIAPTPQQE, from the coding sequence ATGTCCCAAGAATTTACTATTGGTGAGAAAGTTCGGGTTGTAACATTACCCCCATACGTGAAAACTGCTGAACCAATGCCGATGCTACGCCCCCCTGAAGTGATTCATATCGGGGAGGAAGGAGTTGTCATAGATAGGCGACCTGGAGGTTATTGGGGTGTCCGCTTTAGCAAAGGAGCTTTTCTGCTCGATAGTCAGTATATCGAAGCGATCGCACCAACACCACAACAAGAGTGA
- the msrP gene encoding protein-methionine-sulfoxide reductase catalytic subunit MsrP codes for MTLIRIAKFWKIPESQATPEAAFFNRRRFLKTLIGAGIGATILPVTGCENNSEIETGSISGTYPAYSTLNINPNFAKVDRPITEEFLSSKYNNFYEFGGTKSIWKKAQTLPTDNWKVEVSGLVNNPGTYDLDDIQKKFPLEERIYRFRCVEAWAMVVPWVGFPMKLLVKDVEPKSNAKFVRFTSFYDTKITTGPGFWAAGYPWPYTESLRLDEMTNDLAFFATGIYGHSLPKQHGAPIRAVIPWKYGYKGAKSIVKIEFLDKQPATFWNTLDSNEYDFEANVNPNKPHPRWSQATERLMGKGPSFSWEKRPTLSYNGYGEFVGHLYKI; via the coding sequence AAGCCAAGCAACACCAGAAGCAGCTTTTTTCAATCGCCGTCGCTTCTTAAAAACCTTAATTGGTGCTGGCATTGGTGCAACAATCTTACCTGTTACTGGCTGCGAAAATAACTCGGAAATAGAAACAGGCAGCATATCAGGTACATATCCAGCTTACTCAACTTTAAATATTAATCCCAATTTCGCCAAAGTTGACCGACCAATAACAGAGGAATTTTTATCCTCTAAATACAATAACTTTTATGAATTTGGTGGCACAAAATCTATTTGGAAAAAAGCTCAAACATTACCCACTGACAACTGGAAAGTAGAAGTTAGTGGTTTAGTCAATAATCCTGGTACTTATGACTTAGATGACATCCAGAAAAAATTTCCTTTAGAAGAACGTATCTATAGATTTCGATGCGTAGAAGCTTGGGCAATGGTAGTGCCTTGGGTAGGTTTTCCGATGAAATTATTGGTGAAAGATGTAGAACCAAAATCTAATGCTAAATTTGTGCGGTTTACTTCTTTTTATGACACCAAAATTACTACTGGCCCTGGATTTTGGGCTGCTGGTTATCCTTGGCCCTATACGGAAAGTTTACGCCTTGACGAAATGACAAATGATTTGGCATTTTTCGCCACAGGCATTTATGGTCATAGCTTACCAAAACAACATGGCGCACCGATTAGGGCTGTAATTCCCTGGAAGTATGGTTATAAAGGTGCAAAATCAATTGTAAAAATTGAATTTTTGGATAAACAACCAGCAACATTTTGGAATACTCTGGATTCAAATGAATATGATTTTGAGGCAAATGTTAACCCAAATAAGCCTCACCCAAGATGGTCACAAGCAACAGAACGTTTAATGGGGAAAGGGCCTAGTTTTAGTTGGGAAAAACGCCCAACACTTTCTTATAACGGTTATGGCGAATTTGTGGGACATCTATATAAGATCTAA
- a CDS encoding ABC transporter ATP-binding protein: MEVIRLDQVSLWRRTQEEFSYDLKKTVLSFFEGKYRKPIKKLVLDKIDLAVNSGEKIGIIGANGSGKSTLLKLICGILQPTSGSVRVRGNIAPLIELGAGFDPEISVLDNIILYGVLLGFSRAEMRERSRLILEFAELEDYALVPVKGLSSGMIARLGFAIATDVQPDILILDEVLSVGDEKFKNKSKQRIEKFWDANATVLVVSHDLDFIKQSCQYAIWLAQGKVKLADQADQVVQYYLDSIF; the protein is encoded by the coding sequence ATGGAAGTAATTCGGCTGGATCAAGTTTCATTGTGGCGACGGACGCAGGAAGAGTTTTCTTATGACTTGAAGAAGACTGTATTATCTTTTTTTGAAGGTAAATACCGCAAACCTATTAAAAAGCTAGTACTGGATAAAATTGATTTAGCAGTAAATTCTGGGGAAAAAATTGGTATTATTGGTGCTAATGGCTCAGGTAAATCAACTTTACTAAAATTAATTTGTGGAATTTTGCAGCCAACAAGTGGTTCAGTAAGAGTACGGGGAAATATAGCACCGCTAATTGAATTAGGAGCAGGATTTGATCCAGAGATTTCAGTTTTAGACAATATTATTTTATATGGTGTGCTACTCGGTTTTTCAAGAGCCGAGATGCGAGAAAGATCTCGATTGATTTTGGAATTTGCAGAGTTAGAAGATTATGCGCTAGTCCCAGTGAAGGGGTTATCTTCGGGGATGATTGCTCGTTTAGGATTTGCGATCGCCACAGATGTGCAACCAGATATTCTAATTTTAGATGAAGTTTTATCCGTAGGAGATGAAAAATTTAAAAATAAATCTAAGCAGAGAATAGAAAAATTTTGGGATGCAAATGCAACCGTTTTAGTAGTTTCTCATGATTTAGATTTTATTAAACAATCATGCCAGTATGCTATTTGGCTAGCTCAAGGAAAGGTAAAATTAGCAGATCAGGCAGATCAGGTAGTCCAATATTACTTGGATAGTATATTTTAA
- a CDS encoding DUF1823 family protein, whose protein sequence is MSDLPPLNTDTIWAIIKEEIEDITVNQIIWHYLGYRYDETTSKWDTTNVAPEWRDEYPEPPDFIANRPPTVKLTRSIPQENKQLLKEQLGFKGYKVGQFGPRQTRRATAANWLLSYMKENSYIHGA, encoded by the coding sequence ATGTCTGACCTGCCACCACTAAATACTGATACCATTTGGGCAATTATCAAGGAAGAAATAGAGGATATCACCGTCAACCAGATAATTTGGCACTACTTGGGTTACCGCTATGACGAAACCACCAGTAAATGGGATACTACCAATGTAGCCCCAGAATGGCGAGACGAGTATCCAGAACCACCCGACTTTATTGCCAACCGTCCTCCTACAGTAAAGCTTACTCGTTCTATCCCTCAAGAGAATAAACAATTGCTCAAAGAACAGTTAGGTTTTAAAGGTTATAAAGTAGGGCAGTTCGGGCCAAGGCAAACTCGTCGAGCGACGGCGGCTAACTGGTTGTTGAGTTATATGAAAGAAAATTCTTATATTCATGGGGCTTGA
- a CDS encoding 3-deoxy-7-phosphoheptulonate synthase, with protein sequence MHEKLVNTHIEDSQLLITPNDLKLKLPLTDLAENNVLQYRQEIEDILDFKDHRKFIVVGPCSIHDIKAAEEYAERLKVLAEKVKDKLLLIMRVYFEKPRTTVGWKGLINDPDMDDSFHIEKGLSIARSLLLKIAEFGLPAGTEALDPIVPQYIAELISWSAIGARTTESQTHREMASGLSMPVGFKNGTDGSVKVALNALQSAREPHNFVGINQQGQVSIFRTKGNEYGHVILRGGDRQPNFDAANVKIAEEKLKEANLPPRIVIDCSHGNTNKDYKLQGAVFENVVQQIVEGNSSIVGMMLESHLSEGSQKIPHKLDQLKYGVSVTDKCINWEETEKIILAAHQKLH encoded by the coding sequence ATGCACGAAAAGTTAGTTAACACTCATATCGAAGATTCACAACTCTTGATCACTCCAAATGACCTGAAATTAAAACTGCCTTTAACGGATTTGGCAGAAAATAATGTCCTGCAATACAGGCAAGAAATAGAAGATATTTTAGATTTTAAAGATCACCGTAAATTTATAGTAGTTGGCCCTTGTTCTATTCATGATATCAAAGCAGCCGAAGAATATGCAGAAAGGCTAAAAGTACTAGCAGAGAAAGTCAAGGATAAGCTGCTGCTAATTATGAGAGTGTACTTTGAAAAGCCCCGAACTACTGTAGGTTGGAAAGGGCTAATTAATGATCCCGATATGGATGATTCTTTCCATATAGAAAAAGGTTTATCAATTGCACGTAGCTTGCTACTAAAAATTGCTGAATTTGGATTACCTGCTGGTACAGAGGCTCTCGATCCCATCGTACCTCAATATATTGCTGAATTGATTTCTTGGTCGGCAATTGGGGCTAGAACAACCGAATCACAAACTCACCGAGAAATGGCAAGTGGGCTTTCTATGCCTGTAGGTTTTAAAAATGGTACTGATGGCAGTGTTAAAGTTGCTTTAAATGCTTTGCAATCTGCTAGGGAACCTCATAATTTTGTAGGAATTAACCAACAAGGGCAGGTGAGCATTTTTAGAACCAAAGGCAATGAATATGGTCATGTGATCTTAAGAGGTGGCGATCGCCAACCTAATTTTGATGCGGCTAATGTTAAAATTGCTGAGGAAAAATTAAAAGAAGCGAATTTACCGCCACGGATTGTAATTGATTGTAGTCACGGCAATACGAATAAAGACTACAAGTTACAAGGTGCTGTATTTGAAAATGTTGTGCAGCAAATAGTAGAGGGAAATAGTTCCATCGTGGGGATGATGCTGGAATCTCATTTATCTGAAGGTAGTCAAAAGATTCCCCATAAACTTGACCAGTTAAAGTATGGAGTTTCAGTCACAGACAAATGTATTAACTGGGAAGAAACTGAGAAAATTATTTTGGCTGCTCATCAAAAATTGCACTAA
- a CDS encoding acylphosphatase, translated as MTSSLQPTPIRAHVFVSGIVQGVGYRFSTVNQANQLGISGWVRNLPDQRVEAVFEGTPETVTGMISWCKQGPLGAVVNSVTVEYEEVEGLRGFEIKR; from the coding sequence ATGACATCATCTTTACAGCCAACACCAATTCGCGCCCATGTTTTTGTTTCTGGAATAGTTCAAGGGGTTGGATACCGCTTTTCTACTGTAAATCAAGCTAATCAACTAGGCATCAGTGGTTGGGTGCGAAATCTTCCAGATCAACGTGTAGAAGCAGTTTTTGAAGGTACTCCAGAGACAGTGACAGGGATGATTAGCTGGTGTAAGCAGGGGCCATTAGGCGCTGTAGTCAATTCTGTTACTGTTGAGTATGAGGAGGTAGAGGGTTTACGGGGGTTTGAAATTAAGCGGTAA
- a CDS encoding glycosyltransferase has product MTHLLNSSIVKQITQPEFHKLQELIFPKKDICTVEQLFFKVKSKCFFDYENNCISFQQGGVISFDTYFNSFSVDKWNKYTQVKNISFNLNLKGKFKVNLKHIDFFTKNVNLIDQTLITSQDFSEITVFKNLDLQSYQGIIYLEIEALENEAILQAGYCYTNHNQLEEKNPSFVIVICTYKREQYVQKNIQLFQKYLFNEASLKDNFHVIVVDNAKTINDFNHPQIHLIQNKNAGGSGGFARGLIEIIEHKHEFSHVIFMDDDILIDPEILIRLHNFLNLAIDSQLCIGGSMLRLDEKYIQHENGARWEKDSIVHLKHNLDLRKLNNILFNEIEEKIDYHAWWFFCFPAKIANDSILPYPFFVKVDDIEFSIRLNLKIITLNGIAVWHEPFEAKYSPSVNYYVIRNNLVFNTLNYDKFEFSKLAAVKSFLIPTLKNLFCYKYKSAEIILDAAYDFLKGSEYIANLDPAEKHKELLQLGEKPAKNTDLPFIYDKYIESLEETENFLHRCIRLITLNGHLIPSILFHSDKRLSDRGYRISPLHGSRAINVFRAKKALYYNVRTAEGFAVKISRQKFWVIFTKSIYIAMLMLLKFPKLKVIYKKTLPDLTNISFWKKYLEIDT; this is encoded by the coding sequence ATGACACATCTACTAAATTCATCAATAGTTAAACAAATTACTCAACCAGAATTTCATAAGCTTCAAGAACTAATTTTTCCTAAAAAAGATATATGTACGGTAGAACAACTATTTTTCAAAGTTAAATCCAAATGCTTTTTTGATTACGAAAATAATTGTATTAGTTTTCAACAAGGTGGTGTCATAAGCTTTGATACTTACTTTAATTCATTTTCAGTAGATAAATGGAATAAGTATACTCAGGTAAAAAATATAAGTTTTAATTTAAACTTAAAGGGTAAATTCAAAGTTAATCTAAAACATATAGATTTTTTTACAAAAAATGTAAATTTAATAGATCAAACGCTAATTACCTCTCAGGATTTTAGCGAAATAACTGTATTTAAAAATTTAGATCTACAGTCTTACCAGGGCATAATATATCTTGAAATTGAAGCCTTAGAAAACGAGGCTATTTTACAAGCAGGTTATTGTTATACTAACCATAATCAATTAGAAGAAAAAAATCCAAGTTTTGTAATTGTTATTTGTACATACAAGAGAGAACAATATGTACAAAAAAATATTCAATTATTCCAAAAATATTTATTTAATGAAGCATCTTTAAAAGATAATTTTCATGTTATTGTAGTTGACAATGCTAAAACCATCAATGATTTTAATCACCCTCAAATACATCTAATTCAAAATAAAAATGCAGGTGGGAGTGGAGGTTTTGCAAGGGGATTAATAGAGATTATAGAACACAAACATGAGTTTTCCCATGTAATTTTCATGGATGACGATATTCTTATCGATCCAGAGATTTTAATCAGACTGCATAATTTTTTAAATTTAGCTATTGACAGCCAATTGTGTATTGGCGGTAGTATGTTAAGATTAGACGAGAAATATATACAACATGAAAACGGCGCTCGCTGGGAAAAAGATTCAATAGTTCATTTGAAGCATAACTTAGACTTAAGAAAGTTAAATAACATTTTATTTAATGAAATAGAAGAAAAAATTGATTATCATGCTTGGTGGTTTTTTTGCTTTCCTGCAAAAATAGCTAATGATTCTATCTTGCCTTATCCGTTTTTTGTCAAAGTAGATGATATCGAATTTTCTATTAGACTAAATTTAAAAATAATAACTTTAAATGGTATAGCTGTATGGCATGAGCCATTTGAAGCCAAATATTCTCCTAGTGTCAACTACTACGTTATTAGAAATAACCTAGTTTTTAATACCTTAAATTATGATAAGTTTGAATTTTCCAAACTTGCAGCAGTTAAATCTTTTTTAATTCCCACTTTAAAGAATTTATTTTGTTATAAATATAAAAGTGCTGAAATTATTTTAGATGCAGCTTATGATTTTTTAAAAGGTTCTGAATATATAGCAAATCTTGATCCAGCCGAGAAACATAAAGAACTTTTACAATTAGGAGAAAAACCTGCTAAAAATACAGATTTACCTTTTATATATGATAAATATATTGAAAGCTTGGAAGAAACAGAAAATTTTTTACATCGCTGTATTAGGCTAATTACATTAAATGGTCATCTTATACCATCTATTCTTTTCCATAGCGACAAGCGATTAAGCGATCGAGGATATAGGATATCTCCTCTTCATGGTAGCAGAGCAATAAATGTTTTTAGAGCTAAAAAAGCTTTATACTACAATGTGAGAACGGCAGAGGGTTTTGCCGTTAAAATATCTCGGCAAAAATTTTGGGTTATTTTTACTAAATCTATTTATATAGCTATGCTGATGCTGCTAAAGTTTCCTAAATTAAAAGTAATTTACAAAAAAACTTTACCTGACTTAACTAACATATCTTTCTGGAAAAAGTATCTAGAAATAGATACTTAA
- a CDS encoding sirohydrochlorin chelatase yields MPNANSTLITTLTSPTESLQLPPLPLQRPLLLIGHGTKDQEGRQSLLDFAAAYQSLDTSRPVLPCFLELTGPTIQEGVDRCIEEGYTELSVLPILLFAARHNKFDITNELDRARARHPQLKFHYGRHFGITPAIIDLWRSRLAQIDDPDYNRSDTVLLFVGRGSSDPDANGDVYKLARIVWEGSGYQTVETCFIGITHPRLEEGFRRARLYQPKRIIVLPYFLFTGLLVKKIFDTTAQQQEQYPDISLTCLPEMGLHPLLLSVLREREIETQLGQVQMNCEMCKFRLAAVGSSNHNHHTHDHTPHHSHSHDHSHGHSHGAVDPYADLEQYHDRIWQAP; encoded by the coding sequence ATGCCTAATGCTAATTCCACTCTAATTACGACTTTGACATCACCTACTGAATCTCTGCAATTGCCACCTTTACCGCTACAACGCCCTTTATTATTAATTGGTCACGGCACTAAAGATCAAGAGGGACGGCAAAGCTTATTAGATTTTGCTGCTGCTTATCAATCTTTAGATACCTCACGCCCTGTACTTCCTTGCTTTTTGGAACTTACAGGCCCGACAATTCAGGAAGGTGTAGATCGGTGTATAGAAGAAGGCTATACGGAACTTTCAGTATTACCAATTTTATTATTTGCTGCTCGTCACAATAAGTTTGATATTACCAATGAGTTAGACAGGGCAAGAGCTAGACACCCTCAGCTTAAGTTTCACTACGGGCGGCATTTTGGAATTACTCCTGCAATTATAGATTTGTGGCGATCGCGCCTTGCCCAAATCGACGATCCTGATTACAATCGTTCCGATACAGTACTACTCTTTGTTGGTCGTGGTTCTAGTGACCCCGATGCTAACGGCGATGTCTACAAACTCGCCCGTATTGTTTGGGAAGGTAGCGGTTATCAGACTGTAGAAACTTGTTTCATCGGTATCACTCACCCTCGCTTAGAAGAAGGTTTCCGCCGCGCCAGACTTTACCAACCTAAACGGATTATTGTTTTACCCTATTTTCTATTTACTGGACTGTTAGTTAAAAAGATTTTTGACACGACTGCACAACAGCAAGAACAATATCCAGATATTTCTCTAACTTGCCTGCCAGAAATGGGTCTTCACCCGCTATTACTTTCTGTTCTTAGAGAAAGGGAAATTGAAACCCAACTCGGACAAGTGCAGATGAATTGTGAAATGTGCAAATTTAGATTAGCTGCGGTTGGTAGTAGCAATCATAATCATCATACTCACGATCATACTCCTCACCATAGTCACAGTCATGATCACAGTCATGGTCACTCCCACGGGGCTGTTGATCCTTATGCAGATTTAGAACAATATCATGACAGAATTTGGCAAGCACCTTAA
- a CDS encoding ABA4-like family protein — translation MTTTQLFNIANLFVLPFWALMILLPNWGVTRRVMQSFIPFVVLAGLYLYFFISAITPESAQALSNPQLADIAKFFADEKAAATGWVHFLVMDLFVGRWIYTEGQRTGIWTTHSILLCLFAGPLGLLSHILTSWVSQRFNSASESDEAVTSSGTPSV, via the coding sequence ATGACAACTACGCAACTGTTCAATATCGCTAATTTATTCGTTTTACCCTTTTGGGCGTTAATGATTTTGCTACCCAATTGGGGTGTGACACGACGAGTAATGCAATCCTTTATCCCATTTGTGGTATTAGCAGGTTTGTATCTGTATTTCTTCATTAGCGCAATTACCCCTGAATCTGCCCAAGCTTTATCTAATCCTCAACTCGCTGATATTGCTAAATTCTTCGCTGACGAAAAAGCAGCCGCGACTGGTTGGGTTCACTTTTTGGTGATGGATTTATTTGTCGGAAGGTGGATTTATACTGAGGGGCAGCGTACAGGCATCTGGACAACCCATTCTATCTTGCTGTGCTTGTTTGCTGGCCCGTTAGGATTGTTGTCTCACATCTTAACAAGTTGGGTATCACAAAGATTTAACTCGGCTAGTGAGTCAGATGAAGCAGTTACTTCATCTGGTACGCCATCGGTATAA
- a CDS encoding ABC transporter permease produces MVLSLHKKLTWLPQVRRYWELLHVLVDRNLKVRYRGSFLGVYWSLLSPLIMTGLYTAIFGTEFASYYGNSIINYMLAAFTGLVVINFFSASTSQALRSVVENGLLLNKIRLPVSIFPVSMVGANVFQLAVGVLPLLTALTLITSKSIINCFALLLPLMALILVCNGIGFIVSALYVFFRDLPYFYELVVFVIWLSSPVFYPSAIVPSQVKPFLVLNPLSPIIESIRQISLYGQLPDWHLAGIALLDGLIMLSLGWVGFQSCRHQFMDLL; encoded by the coding sequence ATGGTACTTTCTCTGCATAAAAAATTAACATGGTTACCCCAAGTGCGACGCTATTGGGAGTTGCTACACGTCTTAGTAGACCGTAACTTAAAAGTACGCTATCGAGGGTCATTTTTGGGCGTATATTGGTCGCTGTTAAGTCCTTTAATTATGACAGGATTATATACAGCAATTTTTGGTACTGAGTTTGCCTCATACTATGGCAATTCAATTATCAACTATATGTTGGCAGCATTTACAGGGTTGGTTGTCATCAACTTTTTTTCTGCATCGACATCCCAAGCATTAAGGAGTGTTGTAGAGAATGGTTTGCTTCTTAATAAGATTCGTTTACCAGTAAGCATTTTTCCTGTATCAATGGTAGGAGCTAATGTCTTTCAATTAGCTGTTGGCGTGCTACCCTTACTAACGGCTCTAACATTAATAACTTCTAAGAGTATTATTAATTGTTTTGCCTTGCTTTTACCCTTAATGGCTTTAATTTTAGTTTGTAATGGTATTGGATTTATAGTAAGTGCTTTATATGTATTTTTTAGAGATTTACCTTATTTTTATGAATTAGTTGTATTTGTTATATGGCTGAGTAGTCCAGTATTCTATCCATCAGCAATTGTGCCATCTCAAGTTAAACCTTTTTTAGTATTAAATCCACTATCACCAATTATTGAAAGCATTCGTCAAATTTCTTTGTATGGACAATTACCTGACTGGCATTTAGCGGGAATCGCCTTATTAGATGGATTGATAATGTTATCTTTGGGCTGGGTTGGTTTTCAATCTTGCCGACATCAGTTTATGGATTTGTTATAA
- a CDS encoding DUF4149 domain-containing protein has product MAAISGVELKRPIWQTTGIFTLAFWLSSSLILDLVIMPSLYATGMMTQAGFATAGYSIFWIFNRIELVCAALVLTSILAVQSTQQPSSKGTNSSIILSVILLGIALIYTYFLTPEMSALGLQLNLFNSTTVIPANMNQMHVGYWLLEAIKLIGCSTLLGLCYRNSNSVE; this is encoded by the coding sequence ATGGCAGCTATATCTGGAGTTGAACTAAAGCGACCAATTTGGCAAACCACAGGAATTTTTACTTTAGCTTTTTGGTTAAGTAGTAGCCTAATTTTGGATTTAGTAATTATGCCTAGCCTTTACGCTACAGGCATGATGACGCAAGCAGGATTTGCTACAGCAGGATATTCAATATTTTGGATTTTTAATCGTATTGAGCTAGTCTGTGCAGCTTTAGTGTTGACAAGTATATTAGCAGTCCAAAGCACTCAACAGCCTAGCAGCAAGGGAACAAACAGTTCAATTATTTTATCCGTTATTCTTTTAGGAATTGCTCTAATTTATACCTATTTTTTAACTCCTGAAATGAGTGCTTTGGGGTTACAGCTAAACCTGTTTAATTCAACTACTGTAATACCTGCCAACATGAACCAAATGCACGTAGGTTATTGGTTGTTAGAAGCTATTAAGCTAATTGGATGTAGTACCCTATTAGGGTTATGCTACCGTAATTCAAATTCAGTTGAATAA
- a CDS encoding endonuclease/exonuclease/phosphatase family protein, which produces MRLLPKHRHKNSLSNFIAILLILGITAITLLSIGSSFGGSLYFEIASHFKVQYLFITILLFFLLSLTRKKLFFIIALFCVFINTADVIHWYIPQAIPSQQSLNKIRVLLVNINTQNNNYFQVISLVRKEKPDVAVFLELDEFWANQLQSINDILPYAVGRANPDNMGIAVYSKRPLEKPDIKFLGSSNNASVVGDLLINKQVISLVATHFLPPLQPELLLSTKQQLNAVSSYVKQLKQPKLIIGDLNTTMWSHSYKDFIQKTGLRNARQGFGILPTWPTEAKFSPIKPPLSWLLLIPIDHFLISPEIKVLNIRTGANVGSDHLPLIAELVLDK; this is translated from the coding sequence ATGCGTCTGCTTCCTAAACATCGACATAAAAATTCCTTAAGTAATTTTATTGCCATTTTATTGATTTTAGGAATAACAGCAATAACTTTGCTTTCTATTGGTAGTTCATTTGGAGGAAGTCTTTATTTTGAAATTGCGTCTCATTTTAAAGTTCAATATTTATTTATTACAATCCTGTTATTTTTTTTGCTGTCGTTAACTCGTAAAAAATTGTTTTTTATTATTGCTTTATTTTGTGTATTTATTAATACAGCAGACGTTATTCATTGGTATATTCCTCAAGCCATACCTAGTCAACAATCACTTAATAAAATTCGTGTATTACTAGTAAATATTAATACCCAAAATAATAACTATTTTCAAGTTATTTCCTTGGTAAGAAAAGAAAAACCTGATGTTGCTGTATTTTTAGAATTAGATGAATTTTGGGCTAATCAGCTTCAATCTATCAATGATATTCTTCCTTATGCTGTCGGCAGAGCTAATCCTGATAATATGGGGATTGCTGTTTATAGTAAACGTCCTTTAGAAAAGCCAGACATTAAATTTTTAGGTAGTTCTAATAATGCTAGTGTAGTCGGAGATTTGTTAATTAATAAACAAGTAATTTCTTTAGTTGCTACTCATTTCTTGCCACCACTTCAACCAGAATTACTACTTTCTACTAAGCAACAGTTAAATGCAGTTAGTAGTTATGTAAAACAGCTAAAACAACCTAAATTGATTATAGGTGATTTGAATACAACAATGTGGTCGCATTCTTACAAAGATTTTATTCAAAAAACTGGCTTACGAAATGCTAGACAAGGTTTTGGGATTTTACCCACATGGCCCACAGAAGCTAAGTTTTCACCAATTAAACCACCGCTATCTTGGCTATTATTAATTCCAATAGACCATTTTCTAATTAGCCCAGAAATTAAAGTGTTAAATATTAGAACTGGAGCAAATGTGGGATCAGATCATTTGCCTTTGATTGCTGAGTTAGTTTTAGATAAGTAA